In one window of Pseudoalteromonas sp. GCY DNA:
- a CDS encoding sulfite exporter TauE/SafE family protein produces the protein MLQRITKPTMWPLFFTLGVYATLIWVQGFYQALGQIISESHIALTMALGSFVAGGTALGGGAVAFPVMTKLLDIDPATAKVFSLAIQSFGMTAATITIFCRRIPVYKNVILMALPMAALGVTLSLLYIAPLAPRLLVKSIFSFLLLCFALTLMLRWWRKAHHQPSSEYIQPKMLRFMVVALIGGIASGLVGSGADIALFALLVIAYNADVKKATATSVVVMTFTSLIGSSINAWHLNTITSEINSYLLAAIPIVVVGAPLGAYVCSKVKVGHLVSFLLVLIGLEVSFTCYELYPTLLGLF, from the coding sequence ATGTTGCAACGAATAACAAAACCGACAATGTGGCCGTTATTTTTTACACTGGGTGTGTACGCTACGTTGATCTGGGTACAAGGCTTTTATCAGGCGCTTGGCCAAATTATCAGTGAATCCCATATTGCGCTTACCATGGCGTTGGGATCGTTTGTGGCAGGTGGAACGGCATTAGGTGGTGGCGCCGTTGCATTTCCTGTGATGACTAAATTATTGGACATAGATCCCGCTACTGCCAAGGTATTTTCTCTCGCGATACAAAGCTTTGGTATGACAGCGGCGACCATTACTATTTTCTGTCGCCGTATTCCAGTATATAAAAACGTTATTTTAATGGCGTTGCCAATGGCTGCGCTTGGTGTAACGCTCAGCCTATTATATATCGCGCCTCTGGCACCAAGGCTGCTCGTTAAGTCTATTTTTAGTTTCTTGCTGCTCTGCTTTGCGCTAACGCTGATGTTGAGATGGTGGCGTAAGGCACATCATCAACCTAGCAGTGAGTATATCCAACCTAAAATGCTACGCTTTATGGTCGTAGCATTAATCGGAGGTATAGCGAGTGGATTAGTAGGGTCGGGTGCAGATATTGCGCTCTTTGCCTTGTTGGTGATTGCTTATAATGCAGATGTGAAAAAGGCGACGGCAACCTCTGTCGTGGTGATGACGTTTACCTCATTGATTGGAAGTAGCATCAATGCATGGCACCTCAATACGATCACCAGTGAAATAAATAGCTATTTGCTAGCGGCAATACCGATTGTGGTCGTTGGTGCCCCATTAGGCGCTTATGTTTGTTCAAAAGTAAAAGTAGGGCATCTGGTCAGTTTTCTTTTAGTCTTGATTGGGCTTGAAGTGAGCTTTACCTGTTATGAGTTATATCCGACGCTGCTAGGATTGTTTTAA